Sequence from the Bacillota bacterium genome:
TCACCCTGACCAACCTGGGCATGTACCGGGTGGACGGGTTCACGCCCATCCTGAACGCGCCGCAGATCGCGACCTTGGGGGCGGGGCGGATCGCGCCCGAGGCGCGGGCCTTCGACGATGGCCGCATCGAGGCGCGGCCGGTCCTTCACCTGTCGCTCACCTTCGACCACCGCGCCGTCGACGGAGCGCCCGCGGCAGCCTTCCTGGACAGGTTGGTGCGCCGGTTGGAGGGCGCGGAGGGGCTCGAGTAGGCG
This genomic interval carries:
- a CDS encoding 2-oxo acid dehydrogenase subunit E2, with amino-acid sequence TLTNLGMYRVDGFTPILNAPQIATLGAGRIAPEARAFDDGRIEARPVLHLSLTFDHRAVDGAPAAAFLDRLVRRLEGAEGLE